The Oncorhynchus clarkii lewisi isolate Uvic-CL-2024 chromosome 12, UVic_Ocla_1.0, whole genome shotgun sequence genome segment GCCTATCCAATATCATAGCTTAGGCTACATTATATAGCATAATATGCCTTTTTAGAAGTAATTGTGTTGACATTCTGGAAGGGATCAGATTGACACATAAATTGTAGTAACTAATTACCTTACTGAGTTGATGTTTTCACGTTCTTCCAGTGGTAGTCTACTTAGTGTACTGCTCAGTCTGTCAAAGTCGCCctttttttctttatttcatGATGTGCAACGCGGCATACCAATGCAATGGTGTGTATCTATTTTACAATGTCAATGACGCAACTTTAGCTATATTTTCTAAAATCTGAAAACGAGCAATTCTACCCATGTGTGCATGTCGTGCTGACGTCACTTCCGTGCAGTACAGCGTTCATGTTTGACAACAAGCCCTAGCCACTGAGATTCTgaagactgtactgtctttgcccAGGCTACGTGTATTTTGGGAAGCTATTTTGCCCCCTAGAATCGTCCAACGATGGCTAAATTACAATATCTGAATGTGTATCTAACTGAGCGTTTGATGCAAGCTGCCGAGGAGATACTTAGAGTGGTCGGAGACACAATCTCTGAGTACCAGGAAGAAATAGCCCGGACAAAGCGAGAAAACCAATACCTGAAACGCCACTTGATCACACCGGTCTTACCGGGTATGTAGCTAGCTCGACATTACACAAATTAGCTATAGGGCTAGAAACGTGTTAAATTGTATTCTGCAGTATTTGAATGTTTAGGGCAGAGAGACGGTTTATCCCACCCCTCGCCCCTACCAACTCGCTCTGAGGGCCCTGGTCATGGCTGGAAGGAATTCAGCTTGTGCCAAATTAATGTCAAAAgttgatgttttattttttttgcatttgaGCATACCCTAACCATTTTCCTAACATTAACCTAATTAACCTAACTTGCTGAGTACATTTTCCTAGCCTGCTACAAAAAGTAAAATCTGacattaatttgacaaaagctggactGAGGGCCCTCAGTTTCCCCATGTTGCTGGCGAAATCCGAGGGTGACTTCCTGAGAGTGATGAGGGGGTCATTAAACCCATCAACTTTGGGACACTGGTGACTTGAATGATGCAATTCATGTTACACTTTGAAATAATAAAACAAGCATGAAATTCTTATTAACAAATCCACCCCGTCGTTTTACAAGATATAAACCTCAGTAACAGTTAAACATTACATTTTGTGAGGTATCTAATCTTTTACATGTATCAAAAATCAAACAAACAAATGCACTTGGCATATAATAATGCCTTCTCATCACACCAACAcggttttggtacaccagaagtacattcatttccaatggaacactgtttgccttgcagcattgcgttgctgAGGCAAttgcagtgtgttctgtgttgtgCATGCCTTGGATTTATTGAACATATGCATGAGATTATATGCATAgatggcttgacagaaatggtagcagaaggtaaatgttgaacttttgttgctcacatatccagatgatgctgcatacCATTTTGCACAGTGACGCTTGTGCAAACgcaaattcaaaaatattttggggggattCCACTTCGCTCTGAAGCCGACATTGCTGGCTTAGTGGTTATCGGAGAGTCTAATTATCCCCTACACCCTCCATAATTTTCATACCCTCAGCTTTAGGACACTTGTGCATATGGGGGAGGTGTGCGTGAACTCTCAAATAGAGGGGCGAGGGGAAGGCGAGATTTGAGATTCAGACAGAGACATAGATATTCCATTCCCAGAACAAGCTAGCTAACTCAATGGTGGTCTTGTCAATCAAACGTCAACAGCTGTCATTACTTTCATTGACATAATTTATTGTCTTCTTTCCAACAGCTCCTCAGCCCATTCTCTCTTGTGTCTCAGAGCAGCAAACTCCCCCTGAGCAACAGCGCTGTGAGCAGGAGTGGAGCCCAAGTCTGGGGCAGGAGGACACAGAGTCCAcacagattaaagaggaacaggGTGAACTCAGGGCCCGTCAGGAGGTAGAGCAGATTCAAGGGCCGGAGGCTGATACCAAAGAAGACTCCATAATCATTCCTCCCTGTGTGAAAAGTGACTGTGATCAGGAGCCACCTCAGCCCACACATATTCCCCAAActgtggagaacagagagaagtaCTCTCTACTGACCAACACAACTGGACAGATCAAAACAGAACCTGGTGGAGAGGGCTATGGAGTATCACTATCAGAACCAACCAGTGACTCCCCTCAGtctcagcccctctctgcagTAAATccagactgttctagaacacaGAGTGAGAACACTGAAAATGTTCAGAGAGATCCAGAAAGGAGACCAGAggaggacacacagacacactcatgtACTCAGTGTGGTGCTGTGTTCTGTGAGCTATCCCAACTGAAGGCACACATGCTATCCCACACAGAACCACACAGTGGTGACACTAGTCACAGGCAAATCCTCTGCACAGTCTGTTGGAAGTCATTCACCTCTACCAGTTACCTCAAGGTCCACCTGCGTTCTCACACTAAGGATAAGCCCTTCCACTGTGGTGTGTGTGGCAAGAGTTTCAGCTACTCAGGCAGGTTCAGGGAGCACCAGCGCATCCACACGGGAGAGAGACCATACCGCTGCCACGTGTGTGGTAAACGCTTCAGCCAGTCAGTCCATCTGAAGACCCACctgagggtccacacaggggagaaaccctactcctgtcctgtctgtgggAAAGGATTCAGTCAGTCCAGCCATATCAAGGGACACCTCAGAACTCACACCCGAGGAAGGTAGCACAAAGATGCCTTGGAGTGGAAAGACCCTATGAGGGGATAGACAAAGCCTTTCCCTTGAGCAACATGGGAAGTCATACTGATGAGTCTATGGTCTCATTTACATGGCCTATCTAGTTTGTGTTACTTCCCTGTCAagataaaagttaaataaaaatgttctcATAGTACCCAGCATtttggaagagaaagagagagaactgaaGAGAAGGAATGTCTAATTCTACATTTAATTGAAAGACTAGAGGACTATAGAATGTGTAATGTTTTGCAGACTGAGGCACCTCATGTCTGCATTGATTTGAGAGAGCTGCTCATGAACATGCTATGAAAATACTTGACTTGAACGCATCCCCTCGTGGATCAATATGTGACATTATGTTAGAGAGAAATATAATGTTCATTTCTTCCTCTTAAAGATTTAAATTGGAGCTGGTTGGTCTCCTTGCAAATAAACTAACTCTGTCATATTGATTAAGCATGTGTGGGAATATTTATTTCTGAATGTCTGCTTCCGAAGAAGGAAAGAAAACTCACATCAGGTCAACGGTAGCTAGAATGACCAGTGGGACGATTGTTACAGACAGCCCATCCTCACCAATGTTCTTATAAAACCATGTTTGAACACTAAATGGTATACTTGAATTATCTCTCACCCAGGAACACAAAGGTCAGTCTTAGTACGAGAACTGCGAGGAAGTTAATTAGAGCAATATTATCCCTGTTTTTATTTAACACACCCATTTCTTGAAACCAACAGAGAGAGGTGTAAAGTTGACATAGGGTTTTCTAATGCACACAAATTTACCTCCCTTTAAGTTTTCTTAAATCAAGTCAAGTTATTTGTCACTGTAGGATACACTTTCGTCTAGTAGTGTGTGAATCAATGTACAGCGTTTATTTTTATGGTAGGCCTTGGATCTACTGAGCTGAATAACTGTTAGAGGTCGCCCTCTAGTGGAAAAGAAGACAAGGTGAAAAATAAAGATGGCTAAAATCAGCCACCAAATTCAAGGCCGGCCGCAGTACTGCAAGCATTGTAtgcagaaaacaggatccccatTATAGTGAAGGGAAATGTAAATCTTCGTGGTCAATCTtcatataaataaatacacattttaaagacaatcatggtaccaataatctattacaccagatgtatgtccttgaacaGATTATTTTAAAATCCCATACAGAATAAGTTAAGGATAATTTAGTAGCTAATGGCAGCTTTACAGAGGGGGCATCACTTATTTTACGCCATTTCGCCCAGTGGGCGGTGTTATATATCAGGGTGGGCGTGGGTTGAAAAGTGCAAGGACTGTCCGATGCGCATCTGTATTCAACCGAGAACTCTCCGCCTGGGACTTCATTCATAATCGACATCACTGTGGTGGGTTTATTAGTACATAATTTTGCTTTATTTGAACTATCGATagctatttacagttgaagtcggaagtttacatacattatggttggagtcattaaaattcgcttttcaaccactcaacaaatgtcttgttaacaaactatagttttggaaagtcggttacgtgcatgacacaagtaatttttccaacaattgtttacagacagattatttcacttataattcactgtatcacaattccagtgggtcaaaagtttacatacactgagtttactgtgcctttaaacagcttggaaaattccagaaaattatgtcatggctttagaagcttctgataggctaatttacataatttcagtcaattggaggtgtacctgcggatgtatttcaatgcctaccttcaaactcagtgcctatttgcttgacatcatgggaaaatcaaaagaaatcagccaagacctga includes the following:
- the LOC139422767 gene encoding zinc finger protein 189-like isoform X2, giving the protein MAKLQYLNVYLTERLMQAAEEILRVVGDTISEYQEEIARTKRENQYLKRHLITPVLPEQQTPPEQQRCEQEWSPSLGQEDTESTQIKEEQGELRARQEVEQIQGPEADTKEDSIIIPPCVKSDCDQEPPQPTHIPQTVENREKYSLLTNTTGQIKTEPGGEGYGVSLSEPTSDSPQSQPLSAVNPDCSRTQSENTENVQRDPERRPEEDTQTHSCTQCGAVFCELSQLKAHMLSHTEPHSGDTSHRQILCTVCWKSFTSTSYLKVHLRSHTKDKPFHCGVCGKSFSYSGRFREHQRIHTGERPYRCHVCGKRFSQSVHLKTHLRVHTGEKPYSCPVCGKGFSQSSHIKGHLRTHTRGR
- the LOC139422767 gene encoding zinc finger protein 436-like isoform X1, whose amino-acid sequence is MAKLQYLNVYLTERLMQAAEEILRVVGDTISEYQEEIARTKRENQYLKRHLITPVLPAPQPILSCVSEQQTPPEQQRCEQEWSPSLGQEDTESTQIKEEQGELRARQEVEQIQGPEADTKEDSIIIPPCVKSDCDQEPPQPTHIPQTVENREKYSLLTNTTGQIKTEPGGEGYGVSLSEPTSDSPQSQPLSAVNPDCSRTQSENTENVQRDPERRPEEDTQTHSCTQCGAVFCELSQLKAHMLSHTEPHSGDTSHRQILCTVCWKSFTSTSYLKVHLRSHTKDKPFHCGVCGKSFSYSGRFREHQRIHTGERPYRCHVCGKRFSQSVHLKTHLRVHTGEKPYSCPVCGKGFSQSSHIKGHLRTHTRGR